A section of the Clostridium omnivorum genome encodes:
- the lexA gene encoding transcriptional repressor LexA, with protein MKLDAAQEKLVKSKPCSISFIKGGESSGKTTAAVYRAHYLRNNYCLYDNDNILMLVRDEVEKKKVIELYDSIKQWSYMQYMTLFTDNRSCLEVLTEKEMINKFLDISKYNESKKSCILIDTNVKRNIVSECILILKGRYKRSKLLKNSYTDFLIEELSWIKSCNYDNLENYQGADRIGRKALKGKGPSRLMKNSNGREVVFELFKMYNEKLKERNYIDEEDRIIYILNYLREATDRLKYTHVIVDGSERLTKAEIEIMKNLCSNKTYSSLLLILNTEAEDSKNAWIQRNRKYSKLGFEAVPKAFWLRHKFEINNAAKVSDGISIKEDSGNLMFIENYEYLDIRHRRKYDFTIDTSNIGEVIMNNEAEPEVYRDNEVKQIPMYSDIAAGEPIYINDELESNFYIPNFWLRGMRDCFILKVKGDSMIGADINDGDFVVIQKQYSAQNGDIVAADLDGSATLKRLSIKKDIVMLLPENKKYKPIAMNEDNSSILGIAIGIIKNKH; from the coding sequence ATGAAGTTAGACGCAGCACAAGAGAAATTAGTTAAGAGCAAGCCTTGCAGCATAAGTTTTATTAAAGGTGGAGAGTCATCAGGAAAAACTACTGCTGCGGTTTATAGAGCACATTATTTAAGAAATAACTATTGCCTTTATGATAATGATAATATTCTTATGCTTGTAAGAGATGAAGTTGAGAAGAAAAAGGTTATTGAGTTATACGATTCCATTAAGCAGTGGAGTTATATGCAGTATATGACTTTATTCACAGATAACAGAAGTTGTCTAGAAGTTCTAACAGAAAAAGAAATGATAAATAAGTTTCTAGATATTAGCAAATATAATGAATCAAAAAAAAGCTGCATTCTAATAGATACGAATGTAAAAAGAAATATTGTTAGTGAGTGTATTTTAATACTGAAGGGTAGATATAAAAGATCAAAGCTTCTAAAAAATTCATATACAGATTTTCTAATAGAGGAACTAAGTTGGATTAAATCCTGCAACTATGATAATTTAGAAAATTATCAGGGTGCTGATAGAATAGGAAGAAAGGCTTTAAAAGGTAAAGGGCCAAGCAGGTTAATGAAGAATTCCAATGGAAGAGAAGTAGTATTTGAACTCTTTAAAATGTATAATGAAAAGCTTAAGGAAAGAAATTATATTGATGAAGAAGATAGAATTATATATATACTTAATTATTTGAGAGAAGCTACAGATAGATTAAAATATACGCATGTAATAGTTGATGGCAGTGAAAGGTTAACAAAGGCTGAGATTGAGATTATGAAAAATCTTTGTTCAAATAAAACCTATTCAAGTTTGCTGTTAATTTTAAATACTGAAGCGGAAGATAGTAAAAATGCTTGGATTCAGAGAAATAGAAAATATAGCAAATTAGGATTTGAAGCAGTTCCAAAGGCATTTTGGCTAAGACATAAATTTGAAATCAATAATGCTGCTAAAGTATCAGATGGTATTAGCATCAAGGAGGATAGTGGAAATCTGATGTTTATAGAAAATTATGAATATCTTGATATACGTCATAGAAGAAAATATGATTTTACTATTGATACTAGTAATATTGGAGAGGTTATTATGAATAATGAAGCTGAACCTGAGGTATATCGAGATAATGAAGTAAAACAAATTCCAATGTACAGCGATATTGCTGCTGGTGAGCCAATATATATTAATGATGAGCTTGAATCTAATTTTTATATACCAAACTTTTGGCTTAGAGGAATGAGAGATTGCTTTATCCTTAAAGTCAAAGGTGATAGTATGATAGGAGCAGACATTAATGATGGGGATTTTGTAGTTATTCAAAAGCAATACTCAGCTCAAAATGGAGATATAGTAGCTGCTGACTTGGATGGTAGTGCTACATTAAAAAGACTAAGTATAAAAAAAGACATAGTAATGCTTTTACCAGAGAATAAAAAATATAAGCCTATAGCTATGAATGAAGATAACTCCTCAATATTAGGTATTGCAATAGGTATAATAAAGAATAAACATTAA
- a CDS encoding ABC transporter permease, protein MEEALEDKFRIVGGQNLCIEEEEVFSTSYWKNTKRKLLNNKVAILSIIILAAILALIFIGPKIFQYGINVPNFKLKNAKPTLEHPFGTDFLGRDIFVRVCYGTQTTLLIGVCGALLNTAIGSIFGAVSGFFGGLTDNIIMRIVEILLCIPTFILAIVISMFYRSGAIALIIAISINGWCNAARLIRGQTLQICNQEYIMAAQALGAEPARIITKHLISNVISIIIVSGTLEIPLVMLSEAFLTFIGCGIAEPQISLGLVTKIGYDNFIFYPYQVIIPGLFMTLVILCFNLIGDGLSDALDPSII, encoded by the coding sequence ATGGAAGAAGCTTTAGAAGATAAGTTCCGTATAGTTGGTGGACAAAACCTTTGCATAGAGGAAGAGGAAGTGTTTAGTACATCATACTGGAAAAACACTAAAAGAAAATTGCTAAATAATAAAGTTGCTATTTTATCAATAATAATTTTGGCTGCAATTCTAGCATTAATATTTATTGGACCAAAGATATTTCAATATGGTATAAATGTACCTAACTTTAAGTTGAAGAATGCTAAACCAACATTAGAACACCCATTCGGAACAGATTTTCTTGGAAGAGATATATTTGTTAGAGTTTGCTATGGAACACAGACAACACTACTTATAGGGGTTTGTGGAGCACTTTTAAATACAGCAATAGGTTCGATTTTTGGAGCTGTTTCTGGTTTCTTTGGCGGACTGACAGATAATATAATAATGAGAATTGTAGAAATATTACTTTGCATACCTACTTTTATATTAGCAATAGTGATATCAATGTTTTATAGGTCTGGAGCCATAGCGCTTATAATTGCTATTAGTATTAATGGATGGTGTAATGCAGCGAGATTAATTAGGGGACAAACTCTTCAAATATGCAACCAAGAATATATTATGGCAGCTCAAGCCTTAGGAGCGGAACCAGCTAGAATAATCACTAAACATCTTATATCAAATGTAATTAGTATTATAATTGTATCTGGTACACTTGAGATTCCATTAGTTATGCTAAGCGAGGCCTTTTTAACTTTCATAGGATGTGGTATTGCTGAACCACAAATAAGCTTAGGGCTTGTTACTAAAATAGGATACGATAATTTTATCTTCTATCCGTATCAAGTTATTATACCTGGCTTATTTATGACTTTAGTGATACTTTGCTTTAATTTAATTGGTGATGGGCTTAGCGATGCACTAGATCCAAGCATTATTTAG
- a CDS encoding class I SAM-dependent methyltransferase — protein MSFELNEINKKAWNQDTYDAWIERFGDPEDCAERIKKNPSAKLYPIYEFFGVVKGKNVMNLMGSNGTKAVALALLGANVTVVDFSEENAAYAKDLSEKAEVKIDYIVSDVLELPMEDLSHKFDIVFAEQGILHYFTDLQPFIDVIKQLLKEGGTAIIRDFHPVSTKLISSRGSTAKVRKHKVIGNYFDTTIEERDSAFSKYIKDSEENKELIKVKLRKWTLGEVVTAVAKEGLVIDVLREEPNLSSEVFDKGIPKTFTLVAHKN, from the coding sequence ATGAGCTTTGAACTAAATGAAATAAATAAAAAGGCCTGGAATCAAGATACATATGATGCTTGGATTGAGAGATTTGGAGATCCAGAAGATTGCGCTGAAAGAATTAAAAAAAATCCAAGTGCAAAGCTTTATCCAATATATGAATTTTTTGGAGTAGTAAAAGGAAAGAATGTAATGAACTTAATGGGTTCAAATGGAACTAAAGCTGTAGCGTTAGCTTTACTGGGAGCAAATGTGACAGTTGTAGATTTTTCAGAGGAAAATGCTGCTTACGCAAAGGATTTATCAGAAAAAGCAGAGGTTAAAATTGACTATATTGTAAGTGATGTATTGGAATTACCTATGGAGGATTTATCACATAAATTTGATATTGTGTTTGCAGAACAAGGAATTTTGCATTATTTTACTGATTTGCAACCATTTATAGATGTAATTAAACAACTTCTTAAGGAAGGTGGAACTGCTATCATTAGAGATTTTCATCCCGTATCAACAAAACTTATCTCGTCAAGGGGAAGTACAGCAAAAGTACGAAAGCATAAAGTTATCGGTAATTACTTTGATACTACAATAGAAGAAAGGGATAGTGCCTTTTCAAAATACATAAAGGATTCTGAAGAAAACAAAGAGCTTATTAAAGTGAAATTAAGAAAATGGACTTTGGGGGAAGTGGTTACAGCTGTAGCTAAGGAAGGTTTAGTCATTGACGTGCTAAGAGAAGAGCCTAACTTGTCTTCTGAGGTGTTTGATAAAGGAATTCCTAAAACATTTACTTTAGTAGCTCATAAGAATTAA
- a CDS encoding SH3 domain-containing protein yields the protein MKKTKYILLALGFTFTFSFSLFSYKNVYAATQTQISRSSAESRAINMMDLKWTYNRSKNGVPNVNYSSFITQPNQLQNIDSGVITGIPYNWGGQDGLDSHSYSANWSNFLDAVDKGAYIGNVNTEAGYGLIPGTAGIDCSGFVQAVFNINDSKISTSTMFNAYFTKISTSDLKHMDILDRPGDHVVIFDKWGTLNGINGAFTYESTPDQVFGGIQGTKRYFITMDDINNGYVAGRYVNIIEDSATPTQSPNSTTLNSGSYAKVSNVNYYANFRANPTTSSALIGTVPKNTVVYLISSNSGWFQINYNGQIGWIWGNTLSSIPASKYVALNNAYMLNVRTTPDAASTILGTLNQNQYAEVLDSSSNAEWYKISINGIQGWAYKSYLKYIY from the coding sequence ATGAAAAAAACTAAATATATACTTCTTGCTTTAGGCTTTACATTTACATTTTCATTCTCACTATTTTCATATAAAAATGTGTATGCAGCTACACAAACACAAATTTCAAGATCTAGTGCTGAAAGCAGAGCTATAAACATGATGGACCTAAAATGGACTTATAATAGAAGTAAAAACGGAGTTCCGAATGTAAATTACTCAAGCTTCATAACACAACCTAATCAGCTGCAGAATATAGATAGTGGAGTTATAACAGGTATTCCTTATAACTGGGGTGGCCAAGACGGTTTAGATTCTCATTCCTACTCTGCAAATTGGAGTAATTTTTTAGATGCGGTTGATAAGGGAGCATATATAGGAAATGTAAATACTGAGGCCGGTTACGGATTAATTCCTGGTACCGCTGGCATTGATTGTTCCGGTTTTGTACAAGCAGTTTTCAATATAAATGATTCAAAAATATCTACCTCAACTATGTTTAATGCCTATTTCACTAAAATATCTACTAGCGATCTCAAACACATGGATATTTTGGACAGACCTGGAGATCATGTTGTAATTTTTGATAAGTGGGGTACTTTAAATGGAATAAATGGTGCCTTCACGTATGAATCTACTCCTGATCAGGTTTTTGGTGGTATTCAGGGTACAAAAAGATACTTTATTACTATGGATGATATAAATAATGGATATGTAGCAGGTAGATATGTAAATATTATTGAAGACTCAGCTACACCTACTCAAAGTCCAAATAGTACTACTTTAAATTCTGGCAGTTATGCTAAAGTTTCAAATGTAAATTACTATGCAAATTTTAGAGCAAATCCAACTACTTCATCTGCCTTAATTGGCACTGTACCAAAAAATACAGTAGTTTATTTGATAAGTTCAAATTCAGGATGGTTTCAAATAAACTATAATGGTCAGATTGGATGGATATGGGGAAATACCCTTTCATCAATTCCTGCTTCCAAATATGTTGCATTAAACAATGCATATATGCTTAATGTAAGAACTACTCCAGATGCTGCTTCAACTATTTTAGGCACTTTAAATCAAAATCAATACGCTGAAGTATTAGATTCTTCTTCTAATGCTGAGTGGTATAAAATTAGTATAAATGGAATACAAGGATGGGCATACAAGAGTTATTTAAAATATATATACTAA
- a CDS encoding EamA family transporter, whose translation MYKYFLLCIAFTLVGAFGGYFFKKATSTSSSLLKILFSPFLYIGGTFYVIGAILNIIVLKGLSYTVVLPLTSITYVWTIFISYFLLKEKISLKKILGIIFIIIGAIILGLSS comes from the coding sequence ATGTATAAGTATTTTTTATTATGTATAGCGTTTACCCTTGTTGGGGCATTTGGTGGATACTTTTTCAAAAAAGCTACTTCCACTTCTAGCTCATTGCTTAAAATATTATTTAGCCCTTTTTTGTATATTGGTGGAACATTTTATGTAATAGGAGCAATTCTAAATATAATTGTTCTTAAGGGATTAAGTTATACTGTAGTACTTCCACTTACATCAATAACTTACGTTTGGACTATTTTTATATCTTATTTTTTACTAAAAGAGAAAATTTCCTTAAAGAAGATACTAGGAATTATTTTTATAATAATCGGTGCAATAATATTAGGCCTTTCCAGTTAA
- a CDS encoding EamA family transporter, with translation MVQEFLNKFTLSIKNNLKGIILILIASIFTAVGQLFWKLSNGTNIMLLLIGFMCYGLGAVLMILAFRYGSLSVIHPMLSFGYIIAIFLGTAVLNEQITPLKLIAIAIIMIGVVLIGGGDV, from the coding sequence ATGGTGCAAGAGTTTTTAAATAAATTTACCTTATCAATAAAAAATAATCTTAAAGGCATAATTTTAATTTTAATAGCTTCTATCTTCACTGCAGTTGGACAACTATTTTGGAAGTTATCTAATGGAACAAATATTATGCTATTACTCATTGGCTTTATGTGTTATGGTCTTGGAGCAGTATTGATGATTTTGGCCTTTAGATATGGAAGTTTATCTGTTATTCATCCTATGCTTAGTTTCGGCTATATTATAGCTATCTTTCTTGGTACTGCTGTATTAAATGAACAAATCACACCATTAAAGTTGATTGCCATTGCAATCATTATGATTGGTGTTGTACTTATTGGAGGCGGAGATGTATAA
- a CDS encoding DUF3892 domain-containing protein codes for MKMNEKENNNMRIVKVKKNSDGDITDIMLNDGAVYSIDDAISMAKHGTILGVNVGQARNGREYLRSNPNGQENDNLDNLPTF; via the coding sequence ATGAAAATGAATGAAAAAGAAAACAATAACATGAGAATAGTGAAAGTTAAAAAGAATTCTGATGGGGACATAACTGATATAATGCTTAATGATGGTGCTGTCTATTCAATAGATGACGCTATATCAATGGCTAAGCACGGTACAATTTTAGGCGTTAACGTAGGTCAAGCGAGAAATGGAAGAGAATATTTAAGAAGTAACCCCAATGGGCAAGAAAATGACAATTTAGACAATCTTCCAACTTTCTAA
- a CDS encoding UDP-N-acetylmuramoyl-tripeptide--D-alanyl-D-alanine ligase — protein MRNFYPKELERLLVGKIISWQEDWPIKVISDDIDDEPIENSLFFLFEEYDNEEELCSWLKKGGVRGVVVRKNSNLNVDKWKRAGIGIIEVDSINNAYVLIAKEYRKQFRVPFVQVIGSSGKTTTKEMIGSVLNAKYPSLVGYNNFNAPAGVAYNLLSMRDKFKAAVLEVGMKGPEIMRYSTSLIKPDIVVLTCIHRSHLVELGSIENIIKAKAEVLDYLKQEGTLIINGDDENCRRFPLDKFRGQVLRFGFSKDYDIWAEDIECSNFITTFKAVGNNFIVPCTINTFGRYNVANALAAVLVGIQLGLSSDQIERGIQNFKTLSGRLKVYKGIQNTILVDDNFNANPDSTCLFIREVPNISMNRPVVLVMGDMERPDENIEEYARKVHYKIGEELASIEFQHLIAVGKWAKHYIDGAKNKGVNPLKMSYYTSVEEASKNIEEYIIRDALVLFKASSYTPVKKLREILEEK, from the coding sequence TTGAGAAATTTTTATCCTAAAGAATTAGAAAGGCTCTTAGTAGGTAAAATAATATCCTGGCAAGAAGATTGGCCAATAAAAGTCATTTCTGATGATATTGACGATGAACCGATAGAAAATAGCTTGTTTTTCCTATTTGAGGAATATGACAATGAGGAGGAATTATGCTCATGGCTTAAAAAAGGTGGGGTTAGGGGTGTTGTGGTAAGAAAGAATAGTAATCTGAATGTGGACAAGTGGAAAAGAGCCGGGATAGGAATAATAGAGGTTGATAGTATAAATAACGCGTATGTTTTAATTGCAAAAGAATATAGAAAGCAGTTTAGAGTTCCTTTTGTACAAGTTATAGGGAGTTCAGGTAAAACTACCACCAAGGAAATGATTGGCTCAGTTTTAAATGCAAAATATCCATCACTAGTTGGATACAACAATTTTAATGCACCTGCTGGAGTAGCCTATAATTTACTTTCAATGAGAGATAAATTTAAGGCAGCAGTTTTAGAGGTTGGTATGAAGGGACCAGAAATAATGAGATATTCAACTTCATTAATAAAACCAGATATAGTTGTTCTGACATGTATTCATAGGTCTCACTTAGTTGAATTAGGTTCTATTGAAAACATCATTAAAGCTAAAGCTGAAGTGCTTGATTATTTAAAACAAGAAGGAACTCTTATAATTAATGGTGATGATGAAAATTGCAGAAGATTTCCACTAGATAAATTTAGAGGACAAGTTTTACGCTTTGGGTTTTCAAAGGATTATGACATTTGGGCAGAGGATATAGAATGCAGCAATTTTATAACTACTTTTAAAGCTGTAGGTAACAATTTTATAGTTCCCTGTACTATTAATACCTTTGGCAGATATAATGTTGCAAATGCACTAGCAGCAGTATTAGTAGGTATACAATTAGGACTTTCATCAGATCAAATTGAGAGGGGGATTCAGAATTTTAAGACTCTAAGTGGCAGACTTAAAGTTTATAAAGGAATTCAAAACACTATACTAGTGGATGATAATTTCAATGCGAATCCTGATTCAACATGTCTTTTTATAAGAGAAGTTCCTAATATAAGCATGAACAGACCAGTGGTTTTGGTAATGGGGGATATGGAACGACCAGATGAAAATATAGAAGAGTATGCAAGGAAAGTTCATTACAAAATTGGGGAAGAACTAGCGAGTATAGAGTTTCAGCATTTAATTGCTGTGGGAAAATGGGCTAAGCATTATATAGATGGAGCAAAGAATAAAGGAGTAAATCCTTTAAAGATGAGTTATTATACTTCGGTAGAAGAGGCAAGCAAAAACATCGAGGAATATATTATAAGAGATGCATTAGTTCTTTTCAAGGCATCTAGTTATACTCCAGTTAAGAAATTAAGAGAAATTTTAGAAGAAAAATAA
- a CDS encoding putative amidoligase domain-containing protein — MGIKVICDDSKLGFKIKDEIESMEYELNLKNQYTVRWGNWLEGSDKGITFNTPEAIKNTIDKENVLITLRRHHISCPLRIKPGKKTDFPILGRKYEHEGGTDINIIDSLDEYKKSNCDYFVQILNIDKEYKIHVMDLIAFYVEEKYKERSSKISDINIRTGAYGWKVRKVSLQSINKIGKEDIVSLAQKAVNGLGLDFGVVSIGVSPEGKAYVLDVDAFCRKMDYKCRKAYVKQLSITIRKYEDLIENVEDVTIGADPECIIKDKISGDMIFASEFLESEGLIGLDDRSIEAGKKCFPLMEIRPKYSTNPMDVVKSIKTILDDTSKKFDYSNIGLYAGSMPSYNYWSGGHIHFGIKPNAKLIRALDNYLALPVLMIEKTNTARKRMIKYGALGNYRLKAHGGFEYCSLSSWLVSPNIALGVLCLAKVIVQEYLNLPEIYLNNYSDIRAYYLVNKNYFKDRIRNIIDSIQRTNTYKIYEEQLEPMLDKIVENAEWKESRDIKEAWNLTNSNRIYQIKGRCYIPKNKRQQLSIQLEDNIEFMVGARKFNAKVYPKDDYTSDKMGYVSFSEDICLEIHCSTKDCFDIWKENKSNTLKVGPIFGILAYNEESKIGPFGGQSFYFRRLIKLSKDKGMLTFVFTLSSIDWNEQLVNGYTYDFEKNLWYKDSFPLPNVIYDRGDYVCEENFGSLATEYRYGLVNNNIKSINSLECVNLTNDKWETCQLLESNEATSLYQVETCEYTNEEELSKLLNKYNHVFLKPKHGSRSKGVYSIEKKNIELYEIIYKEDSQEKVKYLLDYNSTIALINKKMDKDGYSKEDYIIQKAIPLVKYKDRSFEIRVFMQKNSTGIWHRTCMIARITGENEKFIDVQNERDAKSSYILKECFGENFELIRNKLRVASKAVTSLFDDRGIIAGEISIDFGLDSDFNLFIIELNSKPDNLLSTIGAFKLRNLAVNRVLEYGRYLVIN; from the coding sequence ATGGGTATAAAAGTAATATGCGATGATTCTAAACTTGGCTTTAAGATTAAGGACGAAATTGAATCAATGGAATATGAATTAAATTTAAAAAATCAGTATACTGTTAGATGGGGAAATTGGCTGGAAGGCTCTGATAAAGGAATAACTTTCAATACACCAGAAGCAATTAAAAACACAATAGATAAAGAAAATGTGCTAATTACACTTAGAAGACATCATATTAGTTGTCCTTTAAGAATAAAACCAGGTAAGAAGACAGACTTCCCTATACTAGGAAGAAAATATGAACATGAAGGTGGAACAGATATTAATATTATTGATAGCTTGGATGAATATAAAAAATCAAATTGTGATTATTTTGTTCAAATTTTAAATATCGATAAAGAGTATAAAATTCATGTTATGGATTTAATTGCGTTTTATGTGGAGGAAAAGTATAAGGAAAGAAGTAGTAAAATAAGCGATATTAATATTAGAACCGGAGCTTATGGATGGAAGGTTAGAAAGGTTTCACTTCAAAGCATAAATAAAATTGGAAAAGAAGACATAGTAAGCTTAGCTCAAAAGGCAGTTAATGGATTAGGTCTAGACTTTGGAGTTGTAAGTATTGGGGTAAGTCCCGAAGGAAAAGCTTATGTTTTGGATGTAGATGCATTTTGCCGCAAAATGGACTATAAGTGTAGAAAGGCATACGTGAAACAATTGAGCATTACAATAAGAAAGTATGAGGACTTAATTGAGAATGTAGAGGATGTTACTATCGGAGCTGACCCTGAATGCATTATCAAAGATAAAATATCAGGTGATATGATATTTGCATCGGAATTCCTAGAGAGTGAAGGTTTAATTGGATTAGATGATAGAAGTATAGAAGCTGGTAAAAAGTGCTTTCCACTTATGGAAATTAGGCCAAAGTATTCAACGAATCCTATGGATGTAGTTAAGTCAATAAAAACAATATTGGATGATACTTCAAAAAAATTTGATTATTCTAATATAGGTTTATATGCTGGAAGTATGCCTTCATATAATTATTGGTCTGGAGGTCATATACATTTTGGCATCAAACCAAATGCAAAGCTTATACGAGCGCTGGATAATTATCTTGCATTGCCTGTACTAATGATAGAGAAAACTAATACAGCTAGAAAGCGTATGATAAAATATGGAGCGCTTGGAAATTATCGTTTAAAAGCACATGGCGGTTTTGAGTACTGTTCTTTGAGCAGTTGGCTTGTAAGTCCTAATATAGCTTTAGGAGTTTTATGTTTAGCAAAAGTAATAGTGCAGGAATACTTGAACTTGCCAGAGATCTATCTTAATAACTACTCGGATATAAGGGCTTACTATTTAGTTAATAAGAATTATTTCAAAGATAGGATAAGAAATATAATTGACAGCATTCAAAGAACTAACACTTATAAGATTTATGAGGAACAGTTGGAACCTATGTTAGACAAGATAGTAGAAAATGCGGAGTGGAAGGAAAGCAGAGATATTAAAGAAGCTTGGAATTTAACAAATTCTAATAGAATATATCAAATTAAAGGAAGATGTTATATTCCTAAGAATAAAAGACAGCAGCTTTCAATTCAGCTTGAAGATAATATTGAATTTATGGTTGGTGCAAGAAAGTTTAATGCAAAGGTGTATCCCAAGGATGATTACACATCTGATAAAATGGGGTATGTTAGCTTTTCAGAGGATATTTGCTTGGAAATTCATTGCAGCACAAAAGATTGCTTTGATATTTGGAAGGAAAATAAAAGTAATACTTTAAAGGTAGGCCCTATTTTTGGTATTCTAGCTTATAATGAGGAGAGTAAAATAGGACCCTTTGGCGGACAGTCTTTTTACTTTAGAAGGCTAATAAAACTTTCAAAGGATAAAGGAATGCTTACTTTTGTGTTCACTCTATCAAGTATTGATTGGAATGAACAGCTTGTAAATGGATACACCTATGATTTTGAAAAAAATCTTTGGTATAAAGATAGTTTTCCACTACCAAATGTGATTTATGACAGAGGAGATTATGTGTGTGAAGAGAATTTTGGAAGCTTAGCAACTGAATATAGATATGGTCTCGTTAACAATAACATTAAATCTATTAATAGTCTTGAATGTGTAAATTTGACTAATGATAAATGGGAAACTTGTCAGCTATTAGAATCAAATGAAGCCACAAGTTTATATCAAGTGGAAACTTGTGAGTATACCAATGAAGAAGAGCTAAGCAAACTTCTTAATAAATATAATCATGTATTTTTAAAGCCTAAACATGGTAGTAGAAGTAAAGGCGTTTATTCAATTGAAAAGAAAAATATCGAATTATATGAAATAATCTATAAGGAGGATTCGCAAGAAAAAGTAAAGTATCTGCTAGATTATAATAGCACAATTGCTTTGATTAATAAGAAAATGGACAAAGATGGATATAGTAAGGAAGATTATATTATTCAAAAAGCAATTCCGTTAGTAAAATATAAGGACAGAAGCTTTGAAATAAGAGTATTTATGCAAAAGAATAGTACTGGAATTTGGCATAGGACATGTATGATAGCAAGAATAACTGGAGAAAATGAAAAGTTCATTGATGTACAAAACGAAAGGGATGCTAAGTCGTCGTATATTTTAAAGGAATGCTTTGGAGAAAATTTTGAGCTTATAAGGAATAAATTAAGAGTGGCATCCAAGGCTGTGACCTCACTATTTGATGATAGGGGGATTATTGCTGGGGAAATATCTATAGATTTTGGACTTGATTCAGATTTTAATTTATTTATTATAGAACTCAATTCCAAACCAGATAACCTGCTATCAACCATAGGAGCTTTTAAATTAAGAAACTTGGCCGTTAATAGAGTGCTTGAATATGGCAGGTATTTAGTGATAAATTAA
- a CDS encoding CsxC family protein, protein MTKDLKNNYDVKEEYQCDGYADEKMPSSNCECYSQVKRCKAQICSSKTLTECPGQDINPSGKYGPLVAKIPVVIAEKIIQIDIESVIKLEEPAIEIKRIKKNIFLTQCKLLPRSGMTCDGKIKSGKLFLKGYIRKNIEYATAKCHRDDKIVSGDIRHTTVNIPFECITLIKYAVPPVFCTRETQSELEIFDPCVLGKDMREQDFVDFECFTERPYCELEDVKIVEVDIEKDMDGHDMDCCCHEDKFEAFQTITEKMVVYLRLKVLQNQQVVIPGKKWESCEPSMDDYELPKESYRTSEDF, encoded by the coding sequence ATGACAAAGGACCTTAAAAATAATTATGATGTTAAAGAAGAATACCAATGTGATGGTTATGCTGATGAAAAAATGCCTAGCAGTAACTGTGAATGCTATTCACAAGTTAAAAGATGTAAAGCACAAATATGTAGTTCTAAAACACTAACTGAGTGTCCAGGTCAAGATATTAATCCTTCCGGAAAGTATGGACCTCTAGTAGCAAAGATTCCAGTAGTTATTGCTGAGAAAATAATACAAATTGACATTGAGTCAGTTATTAAACTAGAAGAGCCTGCTATAGAAATAAAAAGAATAAAGAAAAATATATTTTTAACTCAATGTAAGCTTCTTCCAAGATCAGGAATGACTTGTGATGGAAAAATTAAAAGTGGAAAGCTGTTTTTAAAGGGTTATATAAGAAAAAATATAGAATATGCAACAGCTAAATGCCATAGAGATGACAAAATCGTAAGTGGAGATATAAGACACACTACAGTTAATATTCCTTTTGAATGCATAACTCTAATCAAGTATGCTGTTCCTCCAGTATTTTGTACAAGAGAAACTCAAAGTGAACTTGAAATATTTGATCCATGTGTACTTGGAAAGGATATGAGAGAACAGGATTTTGTAGACTTTGAGTGTTTTACTGAAAGACCTTATTGTGAATTAGAAGATGTTAAGATAGTTGAAGTAGACATTGAAAAAGATATGGATGGGCATGACATGGATTGCTGCTGTCATGAAGATAAATTTGAAGCTTTCCAAACAATAACAGAAAAAATGGTTGTTTATTTAAGACTTAAAGTTCTACAAAATCAGCAGGTAGTAATTCCAGGTAAAAAGTGGGAAAGCTGTGAACCTTCAATGGATGATTATGAGTTACCAAAAGAAAGCTATAGAACCTCTGAGGACTTTTAA